The following proteins are co-located in the Paludibaculum fermentans genome:
- a CDS encoding TOMM precursor leader peptide-binding protein, whose protein sequence is MCLRRAFGSGVAYGAEWPDAAPPKLVVCLRGCEQLASRAAAAGVVCLGADFRNAEAFLGPVAIPGRAGCPACAQARLYAASQQDPVDDDVEESVAVAAPELIRAIRLILRKGPQASPLLDHILAIDTRAYTSSLHRVVPLPVCAMCGGASVHPRSASRNSGGDVMQQLSGVLDFRTGIVSRLVIESPAELGVSMPIVATAAPPHVLSADGTLRQLPIGWGKGLDLPGAIFSAVGEAVERYAPSIPEPWCIVYAAAQDLPGDCLDGHPLYSDEQYTRPGFAYVRFSKEAKQPWVAGEWLDTREPVWIPAISAYLAMTVTAEQFLCQGTSNGLASHPDREEAALRAVMELVERDAFLACWLTGTPGTRIELDAALEPALAEVIEAVRRLGAQVELYLLETAACGTAVMCLALGDGLEYPGATISLGADLDPAGALRQAILELGQTGPHLRKMMRGGALAVPARPEEVHEMMDHAAWYFDAGRSGVFDRMRAGGAIPLRTVLERRCERSLASCSAELARAGVRVALVDVTSSDIATTGLTVMRAVSMDLQPLWYGYGMERSVVPRIQRMGLRTDLPAVHPIW, encoded by the coding sequence GTGTGCCTTCGCAGGGCCTTCGGCTCCGGTGTTGCCTATGGCGCCGAATGGCCGGATGCTGCGCCGCCAAAGCTGGTTGTGTGCCTGCGCGGCTGCGAGCAGCTAGCCTCACGGGCCGCGGCAGCGGGTGTCGTGTGCCTGGGCGCCGACTTTCGGAATGCGGAAGCGTTCCTTGGCCCGGTGGCAATTCCCGGCCGCGCTGGATGCCCGGCCTGCGCACAGGCCCGGTTGTATGCGGCTTCGCAGCAGGATCCGGTGGACGACGACGTGGAAGAGTCCGTGGCCGTGGCCGCGCCTGAATTGATCCGCGCCATCCGTTTGATTCTGCGCAAGGGCCCGCAAGCTTCGCCCCTCCTCGATCACATCCTGGCCATCGACACGAGAGCGTACACTTCGTCCCTGCATCGGGTGGTGCCGCTGCCGGTATGCGCGATGTGCGGAGGCGCTTCCGTGCATCCACGCTCCGCCTCGCGAAACAGCGGCGGCGACGTGATGCAGCAACTCTCAGGGGTGCTCGATTTCCGCACAGGAATTGTTTCCCGGCTGGTGATTGAGAGTCCCGCCGAGTTGGGGGTCAGCATGCCGATTGTCGCGACGGCCGCTCCGCCGCACGTGCTCAGTGCGGATGGAACCTTGCGCCAACTGCCCATCGGCTGGGGCAAAGGACTGGACTTGCCGGGCGCCATCTTCTCGGCGGTGGGCGAGGCAGTGGAACGCTATGCTCCTTCGATTCCGGAGCCCTGGTGCATTGTCTATGCCGCCGCTCAGGACTTGCCGGGTGACTGCCTGGATGGGCATCCGCTGTATTCGGACGAACAGTACACACGGCCCGGCTTTGCCTACGTGCGCTTCTCGAAAGAAGCCAAACAGCCCTGGGTCGCGGGCGAGTGGCTGGATACGCGGGAGCCTGTGTGGATCCCGGCAATTTCCGCGTACCTCGCCATGACGGTGACCGCGGAGCAGTTCCTTTGCCAGGGAACCTCGAACGGCCTGGCCTCGCATCCGGACCGCGAGGAGGCCGCGCTGCGAGCCGTGATGGAACTGGTGGAGCGCGACGCGTTCCTCGCCTGCTGGCTGACAGGCACGCCCGGCACCCGCATCGAATTGGATGCTGCGCTGGAGCCTGCTCTGGCAGAGGTGATCGAGGCGGTGCGGAGGCTGGGTGCGCAGGTGGAACTGTATCTCCTGGAGACCGCCGCCTGCGGGACCGCCGTGATGTGTCTCGCCCTGGGCGATGGATTGGAATACCCGGGCGCCACCATCTCTCTGGGTGCGGACCTGGATCCGGCGGGCGCCCTGCGGCAGGCGATTCTTGAGCTGGGGCAGACCGGTCCGCATCTGCGGAAGATGATGCGGGGGGGCGCCCTGGCGGTGCCGGCGAGACCGGAAGAGGTCCACGAGATGATGGACCACGCGGCCTGGTATTTTGATGCGGGCCGGTCTGGCGTGTTTGACCGGATGCGGGCCGGCGGTGCGATTCCGTTGCGGACTGTGCTGGAGCGGCGCTGCGAACGTTCGCTGGCCTCCTGCAGCGCGGAATTGGCGCGGGCCGGCGTGCGTGTGGCGCTGGTGGATGTCACGTCATCAGACATTGCGACGACGGGTTTGACAGTGATGCGGGCGGTCAGCATGGATCTGCAGCCACTCTGGTACGGCTACGGAATGGAGCGGAGCGTAGTGCCCCGGATCCAGCGGATGGGACTGCGCACGGACCTGCCCGCCGTACATCCCATCTGGTGA